The stretch of DNA ATGGCGACACGGCAGCGAACCATGCAAATCCCCCAAGGCAACCTCTAGTTTAATTGTTTTTTAAAAGGGAGACTCTAGTTTAAATTCGGGAGGTCTTTATTGTCTCGTCCAACAACTCGTTTGATCATTGTCGtgttttcttccttttttttctacAAAAGATCATTGTGTCTTCTAGTTACTCCATAAATCTACAATATGTAAAGTataagttttttttttgtttctacTACTAAACATTTGTTCAAATTGTGTACGTATTATTTCTCGGAGATAGATTTGAGCGATAACTTTTATGAAACATTTTATTTCAAATAACAGAACTGTATATAATTAAAGTATTTTTGCCCTGATGGATCAAGTGACAGGGAATCTTGTGTGGATGTGTTTCAAATCGACCAAGCAACATCCTACATTCCTAATCGATTTTTCGCTATTTCTTAAAGATTAATTAGTAAGTGGATCATCAACTTGGACACTTGGGATATTTTCCCATGcaagcttcttcaatctctgTGCATCTCGATAGCTGTCTCTGTCTCTCCACTGCACGCATTGCATTGCTAGTCAACGACGACTCCTAGCGGACACGTCCCTATAAGTAGCACTCCCACCATGGCTAGCTCTGCGCCTCCCTAGCTGCCGACCTCCACGGACCTCCGATATCTCGGCCAGATCAGgcatggcggccggcggcgaggtgtccaTGTGCACGCCGGCGTTCGCGTGGCGGGTGGTGCAGAGCCGGTGGTTCGTGGTGTTCGCGTCGATAGTGGTGATGGCGGCGTCTGGGTCCACCTACATCTTCGCGCTCTACTCCAAGGTGCTCCGCTCCAAGCTGGGCTACAACCAGGAGACGCTCAACAAACTCTCCTTCTTCAAGGACCTCGGCACCAACGTCGGCGTCATCTCCgggctggtgcagcaggtggcGCCGACGTGGGCCGTGCTGCTCATCGGCGCCGGCATGAACCTGGCGGGCTACCTCATGATCTACCTCGCGCTCACGGGCCGCACGGCGGCGCCGCCCGTCTGGCTCATGTGCTTCTACATCTGCTTCGGCGCCAACGCGCTCACCTTCTCCAACACTGGCGCGCTCGTCGCCTGCGTCAAGAACTTCCCGGAGAGCCGCGGCATCGTCATCGGCCTGCTCAAGTCCTTCGTCGGCCTCAGCGGCGCCATCTACACGCAGCTCTACCTCGCCATCTACGGCGACGACGCCGCCTCGCTCGTGCTCCTCGTCGCCTGGCTCCCCGCCGCCTTCAACATCTTCACCGTCTACACCATCCGCGTCCTGCCCTacgcccgccgccgcgacgGCGAGGGCGCCTACAACACGCCCTTCTACCACTTCCTCTACCTCTCCCTCGCCCTCGCCGCCTACCTCCTCGTCATGATCGTCGTGCAGAAGCAGGTGCACTTCTCCCACGCCGCCTACGTCGTCACCTCGACGGCGCTACTCATCATCCTCTTCAGCCCCGTCGGCGTCGTCGTCAGGGAGGAGTACAAGGCCGTCTCCCAGCTCGAGGAGTCGCTGCAGCAGCCGACGGCCATCGCCGTCGAAGAACCAAAGGCGACTGCCGCCGAGAAGGACGACGACGAGCCATCGCCGCCcttgtgcggcggcggcggcatgggcTGCATCGCCAACATGTTCAAGCCGCCGGCGCTCGGGGAGGACTACTCCATCATGCAGGCGCTGGTCAGCGTGGAGATGCTGGTGCTGTTCGTCATCTCCGTGTTCGGCATCGGCGGCACGCTGACGGCGATCGACAACATGGCGCAGATCGGCCAGTCCCTGGGCTACCCGGCTAAGAGCATCAACACCTTCGTCTCCCTCATCAGCATCTGGAATTACGccgggcgcgcgggcgccggcTACATCTCGGAGTTCCTCCTCGCCCGGTACCGGTTCCCGCGGCCGCTGGTGCTCACCGCCGTGCTCCTCGTCTCCTGCGTCGGCCACCTCTTCATCGCCTTCGGCGTACCACAGTCGCTCTACGCCGCATCGGTGATCATCGGCTTCTGCTTCGGCGCGCAGTGGCCGCTGCTGTTCGCCATTATCTCCGAGGTGTTCGGGCTCAAGTACTACTCGTCGCTCTTCAACTTCGGCTCCGCCGCCAGCCCCGCCGGCGCCTACGTGCTCAACGTCGTCGTCACCGGGCGCATGTACGACGCCGAGGCCAccaggcagcacggcggcgTGGCCGCCGTCGGGGACAAGATCTGCAAGGGGGTGGTGTGCTTCAAGCGCCCCTTCCTCATCATCACCGCCGTCACGTTCGCCGGCGCTCTCGTGTCGCTGGTGCTGGTGTGGAGGACCAGGAACTTCTACAGGGGTGACATCTACGCCAAGTTCAaggtggcgccggcggcggccgctgaTGGGAGCAGCAACGGCGGCGTCCAGATGGTGCAGGGGACGGAGGCGAGTGCATCGGAGGCGAAGACCAAGAAGAAAGAGGTGGTCAATGAGGACTTGTAATAGCTTCATGCACTAGAGTATAGCAGTGTTTGGAGAGATCAGGAGGATCCGAGGATGGGGAGTTGAAATCAGTGTAATTGTGAATCTGTAAACACCACCTGTGTTTTTATCCATAGTCTGTTTGCAGTAGGGGGATTTGGATCCTACAAACTGTCTGTCTAATTCCTCTCCTCAAAACACCTGTTTTGAGTAAATTTTACCGAGAAAAATCCATAGAGGGTGCGAAATAGTGGCATACGAATTGAAGCATGAAAATTTCATATCCCCCAAATAGGGCCTAAATGTAATATGGTTCCAATGTTAAGGAAAGATAGTTTGAGTTTCTTTTTCCATGTGTTGCATTACAGGGTTGCAAGTTGCAACTGTCACATCCTTCACTGTAAGTACTCGAGTGACATTAGTCCTGAGGTACGTACTGGAAAAACTGCATGAGTGTGAAGTGTTAACGAACTGCTGGTCAATGGCAGAACAAGGGCTGCTCCCATAGTGGCTTCAAATTGATATTCAAATATGAACAATTTATTGGCAGTAGCACTTGAAATGATATACTGGAATGATTTTTGCAGTCTAGGCAAATTGCAATGGTTCCAGCGTCACTACTGTGCTATGAGTATGTAAAATGAAATGATGTGTCTCCATGTCTTTCTCGAATCTGCGACTTATCTACCTGTGATGCTGAGTACACTTCATGACGTATCTATGTTTGAGTTTTGGGCATCCAGACAAACCTGTAGGCATCGTCGACACCAGAAATTCGTACTTGTGGTCACTTTCGTCTTCTGTTCCAGTAGTCAGTTCACACCAAAACTATGTCGAGATTCCGGAGTCATGCACCGAAAAAGATATTCTAGAGAGCATCCAGCTGCATCCAAAATCACTTTGGCTAAAATTGGCAAACTGTCAAGTATCAGCAGTACCTGAAAAAACTCAAACCAAAATCAGATCAAGATTTTTTTTTCGTTCATGGTAGTAATTCTTCGCAGGACAGGCCAAAAGAGTAAGGTGCAAATTTTGACTTATGGTAGAAAAGAGAGTGAGACGGCAGGTTTTCTAAGCAGAATTTAAATCCAACCTAATCCAGTGGTAATTTTTAACACAAAAGCAAGATGCATTTGCTACGCATTATCAGAAGAGGTCATCCCCAACTCTGCAGATTTTCAACCTGCCTACATGTGCAGCAAAGCGTAAGTCAACAAAGTTAATGATAATTATGCAAGATAAGTAACTACGTTTGATTAGTCTACTTTTGGTCAGCAGAAATGTTAACCAGAAACAAATTGTTAACTGAATTTATCAAACACCTCCATTGTTAAACAACAAAACCCGAATACCATGAGTAAAATCAAAATAGCATTTTTTTTAAAGAGAAAGACATGCATAACGGTTGCAATATCTCATTCATCAGAGTCCCTTTCCGCTAAATGACGCAAGCTAAAAGCAAGATTTTAAGTTGAATCTAAGTGCAGACAAAAGTGTCATAAGCTTAACACAAACCCTGATCCTTTTGCAATGCACTACAAGAATAGGTCAGCCCCAACCCTGCAGATTTTCAACTTGCCTACCATAATGTAGGTCAAAGCAGTTAGTAAAAGGATGACTAATGGTGCAAAATAAGtaaccatgcttgattagtctACTTTTGTCAGTAGATATATCACATGCAGGACCGATTCGTTAACCAAACGTATCAAATACAAGCTCCCTTACTAAAGAACAGAGTCTGACTGAAATGAGAAACATCAACATACCATTTTGCAGAGAAAGAGATGTAGAACAAGGAAACGACAATACCACAGAGGGCCTCTTGAATAAACATTCCATTTACTAATAAAAAATTAGTTCCATCGCAACTAAGCTACACTTTTTTCAAGGAACCATAGTTGCTTATTATGATCTTACAGAACTGAAGATAGAATTGACCATTAAAATTTCATCAACCTGATAAGGCCAACGACAAATCCACAACATTCTAATCCAGGACAAAGATTGTAAAATTTACTTGAGGGCCCACTAAGTTATGCACATTAGAGGCCATGATTCCATAACAAATAACCAAAGGCTGTATCTTATTCACACAGACGAACAGGAATAAGTGTGCTTTACAAATGTCCCTGAGGCAACAACATGAAGCCTTAGGAATGGACCCCATGGAGAACGGCTATTTACATGGACACAAACATTCAACAGCACACATAATGACCATTTTATCTTCAGCGAAACCGTTTGGTGTGTCAAGTCTTGGATACTACCAGTTCTCTTTGATAATCTTTGACTTCTCAAATATGAATTTTCCTTCCTTGTATTTCTGTGTCTCCTCGTACGCTCTCTCATACTTCCAGCCCAGCACCTCTCGGCAATCATTACAGTAGATATCAGCAACTGTGTGTAGCCCTGTCATAAGCTGCCTATCCTCCTTTGCCCCCACAACTACGTTCATGGCATGAGAGAACAGAAAGGCGCGGCCATTCCTCCCCTAATAAAATAGAAAAGGGAAGAAGGCATCATTCTCCAAGCAGTATCAGAAGTCCCAATTGATACAGCCTAACAAGGAATTTCCGACTCAAATGATACTCTGCTAACAAACAGTTTCAGTCACTGCAACAGAGATTACTAGTTTCAGAATTTAGATTGTGCTTTTAACAGAGTGCATGTAATGCCTTCCATTCAGTTCAATGAGTGATTAAAAGTACAGCCATGTGGTCATGATTCATGAAGCCAGATATAGGATTTAGAAAGACGAGGATACACGAACCGTAAGATAACGACTTTGTCGACCTCAAAGCATTTCATTTCCGTATCAAATTGCAGAAGCAATAAACAATTAGAGCATGCTTTCCCCAAAATATTGCAtatcatcccttgctgcaaaaCAAATCGCTGGATTTGATAGCCACATATCCATCAGGTACACCACAATTCACACAGTTAGATCCACTAAACGCCAGGACCCCGATTCACGGATAGATAAGCAGGTGATTGCTGAGCTGCTGAGTACTATGAACAAACAAGTCGCCGGGAAGTGCAGGGAAGGTGATTCACGGGGTTCAGACCTGAAATGCCTTGGAGATGATGTCGTCGTGGAGGCAGACGTGGTTCCGGCAGTTGCAGCAGCTGTAGACGCGCGGCCCCACGAGCTCC from Panicum hallii strain FIL2 chromosome 3, PHallii_v3.1, whole genome shotgun sequence encodes:
- the LOC112884116 gene encoding uncharacterized protein LOC112884116, coding for MAAGGEVSMCTPAFAWRVVQSRWFVVFASIVVMAASGSTYIFALYSKVLRSKLGYNQETLNKLSFFKDLGTNVGVISGLVQQVAPTWAVLLIGAGMNLAGYLMIYLALTGRTAAPPVWLMCFYICFGANALTFSNTGALVACVKNFPESRGIVIGLLKSFVGLSGAIYTQLYLAIYGDDAASLVLLVAWLPAAFNIFTVYTIRVLPYARRRDGEGAYNTPFYHFLYLSLALAAYLLVMIVVQKQVHFSHAAYVVTSTALLIILFSPVGVVVREEYKAVSQLEESLQQPTAIAVEEPKATAAEKDDDEPSPPLCGGGGMGCIANMFKPPALGEDYSIMQALVSVEMLVLFVISVFGIGGTLTAIDNMAQIGQSLGYPAKSINTFVSLISIWNYAGRAGAGYISEFLLARYRFPRPLVLTAVLLVSCVGHLFIAFGVPQSLYAASVIIGFCFGAQWPLLFAIISEVFGLKYYSSLFNFGSAASPAGAYVLNVVVTGRMYDAEATRQHGGVAAVGDKICKGVVCFKRPFLIITAVTFAGALVSLVLVWRTRNFYRGDIYAKFKVAPAAAADGSSNGGVQMVQGTEASASEAKTKKKEVVNEDL
- the LOC112886060 gene encoding protein yippee-like At4g27745 produces the protein MAELVGPRVYSCCNCRNHVCLHDDIISKAFQGRNGRAFLFSHAMNVVVGAKEDRQLMTGLHTVADIYCNDCREVLGWKYERAYEETQKYKEGKFIFEKSKIIKENW